CTTGCAGGCGGGATCATCCTCACGTACTTCATGGTATATCCCGGGCTCCTGCCCTACCGGGCCGTCTATGTCGCAGCTGCCCTCGCAGCAGTGCCGGTCTTTTTCCTGATCCTCAGGTACCCAAAAGACCGCTCCACTGCACTTACGACCCTCCCGTTCTCCGCGTTTCGCGGGAGTTTCCTGGCATTTTTCAAAAACCGCCATCTCCGGGGAACCGCTGCAGTCGATATGGCGACGTACTTTGCATTCGGGGCCTTTGAAACATTTCTCCCGCTGGTTCTTTTCTCAAAAGGACTCGATGCTTACGAGACCGGCATCATCTTCGCCCTCCAGGTGCTCATCATCGCCGTCACCAAGCCGTTCTTCGGGAGAATTGCCGACCGAGTTGACAAGCGGTTCCAGATTGTCGGGGGGCTCTTCATAACGGGTGCATCCGTTGCCGCCATCCCGTTTACTTCCTCGTTTGCCGGCTTTGTCCTTGTCGGCTGTGTATTCGGGGCAGGGATGTCACTCTCGACCGTTGCAACGAGTGCCTACGTGGCAGATATCGCAAGGAAGGAAGAGATCGGGGCATCGATGGGTGCCCTCTCCTCCATCATGGACATCGGGCACTCGGGGGGACCGCTCGTCACCGGGATCATTGTCGGGACTGCCGGTCTTTTCGTGGGATTTGGTGCAAGTTTCATCCTTGCGCTCATCGTGTGTGCCTTTTTCGTGCTATCGGTACGGGACAGCAGGTGACAGGGAGCCTGCATTTATCTCCCGAACACGGTCATCACCTCGGCCTGCCCAAGAGTATGCCCGGTCAGGGCCAGGTTGATCGAGTCCCGGTTCGCGACTGGCTGGACAATGTCCATATCCACCGCATACAGGTGGAACACGTAATGGTGGGGAGTCCCGGACGGGGGACAGGGAGAATAATAAC
Above is a window of uncultured Methanoregula sp. DNA encoding:
- a CDS encoding MFS transporter; this encodes MPGHREICNRLSPDKKTVYYLFLLGFFAIFSTTISKNPVLPLFSNALGANDATIGLIAAVSPLAGILFSFPVGVLSDRMGRRRLLVAAGAVFLLAPLLYLFITDPLWLIPVRFFHGTATAILGPVISAVIAERFPDTKGEMLGQYASATLFGRSIAPLAGGIILTYFMVYPGLLPYRAVYVAAALAAVPVFFLILRYPKDRSTALTTLPFSAFRGSFLAFFKNRHLRGTAAVDMATYFAFGAFETFLPLVLFSKGLDAYETGIIFALQVLIIAVTKPFFGRIADRVDKRFQIVGGLFITGASVAAIPFTSSFAGFVLVGCVFGAGMSLSTVATSAYVADIARKEEIGASMGALSSIMDIGHSGGPLVTGIIVGTAGLFVGFGASFILALIVCAFFVLSVRDSR